The region TGCGGCCTTCACGGGCACAGATCTTGTCGATCTCATCCAGAAAGACGATGCCGTTGTTTTCCACCCGGTCAATGGCTTCTGTTGTAAGCTGGTCTTCGTCCAGGAGCTTGTCGGATTCTTCCGTAATCAGAAGATCATAGGAATCCCGCACCGTCGTACGGCGGGTTTTGGTGGCACCGCCAAAGGCCTTGCCCAGCATGTCGCCAATGTTCATGACACCGACACTGGCACCCGGCATGCCGGGCACATCGAAGCTCGGCATTTGCGGCGTTGCGGCAACCTCAACCTCGATTTCCTTGTCATCAAGAAGACCATCCCGGAGCTTCTTGCGGAAACTGTCACGGGTTGCCGGACTTGCCGTGTCACCCACAAGAGCATCCAGAACGCGCTCTTCAGCCAGTGTATGGGCCTTGGTCTTTACGTCCTTGCGTTTTTCCTCACGCACAAGACCAATGGCGGTCTCAACCAGATCACGGACAATCTGTTCAACATCACGGCCCACATAACCCACTTCGGTAAACTTGGTCGCTTCCACCTTGATAAAGGGCGCATTGGCAAGTTTTGCGAGGCGGCGGGAAATTTCTGTCTTGCCGACACCGGTTGGCCCAATCATCAGGATATTCTTTGGCAGAACCTCTTCTTTCAGAGGTCCTTCAAGTTGCTGACGACGCCAGCGGTTGCGCAGTGCAATGGCAACAGCGCGCTTGGCATCAGCCTGGCCGATGATGAAGCGATCAAGCTCTGAAACAATTTCGCGGGGGGAAAAATTCGTCATTCTTTATAAGATCCGTTATCCGTAAGGGATAGTCACAGGGGCCAGATTATTCATCCAGGGCTTCAACCACCAGAGAATCATTGGTGTAGACGCAGATATCGGCGGCAATCGCCATCGCCTTTCGTGCAATCGTTTCTGCATCCGGTTCCACATCAGCCAGGGCACGGGCTGCTGCCAGAGCGAAATTGCCGCCTGATCCGATGCCGGTAATGCCGTCAACCGGTTCAAGAACATCGCCTGTTCCGGTCAGAACCAGTGTCGTCTGTTTGTCAGCCACGATCATCATGGCCTCAAGCCGTCTGAGATAGCGGTCTGTCCGCCAGTCCTTGGCCATCTCCACGCAGGCACGCATCAGCTGGCCTGGATATTGTTCAAGCTTGGCTTCCAGACGTTCGAACAGGGTGAAGGCATCTGCCGTTGCACCGGCAAAACCGGCGATGACATCGCCCTTGCCCAATGGCCGCACCTTCCGGGCATTGTTCTTGATCACAGTCTGACCGAGGCTGACCTGTCCGTCTCCGGCCACGACCACCTTGCCGTTCTTGCGCACTGTAACAATCGTCGTCATAGATCACTCTTGCTGGTTTGTACCGCATCCTGCGGCAATCCTGATCTCACTATGTAAGAGGTCGGCACTGGAATGCCAATCAGTAAGGGAACAGACTATGGGGATTGCGTGGCCAAAACCGCTACAGAGTCGGTTTCTTTTCCTGTCTTAGCCTGCTAAAACGCGCCCGGAGCAGGCTTTTTGAGATCTGGCCTGTGGATTAGGAGAACAATCATGCGTCAGGGCGCATCTGAGCGGACAACGAATGAGACGGATATCTCCGTTTCCATCAATCTTGATGGTACGGGAGCTTTTGACATCGAAACCGGTGTCGGCTTTCTCGACCATATGCTCGAACAATTGTCCCGACATTCCCTGATTGACATGAAAGTCCGCGCCAAGGGTGATCTGCATATCGATATGCACCACACAACGGAAGATGTGGGCATTGCGCTTGGTCTGGCACTGAAGCAGGCTCTTGGCGACAAGAAGGGCATCCGTCGCTATGCCCATTGCTATCTGCCGATGGATGAAGCGTTGACACGGGCTAGTGTGGATGTATCCGGTCGTCCGTTTCTGGTCTGGGATGCATCCTTCCCAAGCCCGAAAATCGGTGAGTTCGATACAGAGCTGTTTGAGGAATGGTTTCGCGCCTTTGCCATTAATGCCGGGCTGACCCTGCACATGACCTGCCTCTATGGCTCCAACTCTCATCATATTGCGGAAAGCGCCTTCAAGGCTCTGGCCCGCGCTTTGAGAGAGGCTGTGGAAATCGACCCGCGCCGGGCCGATGCCGTTCCATCGACCAAAGGCCAGCTCGGGGATTGATCCTATGGCAATCTACACGGTTCTCGCCCGTGGTTCAGACCTCTCTGATGCGGAAGCCTTTGTAGACGGAAGTGTCTTTGTCAAAAACGGCTTTTCGGTTCTGGCGGCGGCTTTTCCTGCGCTCTGGCTTATCTGGAACAGACTCTGGCTTGAACTGCTGGCTTATGGCCTGGCCCTTTTGGGTCTTTATATGCTGTCAGGTGTCATGCATCCGGTTGGTCTGGTGATCCTGCACAGTCTTGTGGTTCTGTATCTGGCACTGGAGGCGACATCGCTGCACACCAGTGCACTTCTGCGCAGGGGATACAAAGAACTCGGTGTGGTCACCGGGCATGATCGTGAGGAATGCGAAGCCCGGTTTCTGTCTCACTGGTTTGGACAGCTTGATCACCCGGCAACCATGGCTGTGAAATCTTCTGCATCGACCGGGCGGCCCGTGCCGTCAGATGGCATCATTGGACTGTTTCCTCAACCTGAGGCCAAAGGATGAAACTCGTAATTATTGATTATGGCTCGGGCAATCTGCGCTCGGCCGAGAAGGCTTTTCGCCGTGCAGCGCGGGATTCGGGTCTCGATGTGGAGGTTTCCGTATCCGCTTCCGCAGACGAGGTAGCTGCCGCCGACCGGATCGTCTTGCCAGGAGTTGGCGCTTTTGCCGATTGCTGTCATGGGCTTGAGGCTGTCTCCGGCATGCG is a window of Coralliovum pocilloporae DNA encoding:
- the hslU gene encoding ATP-dependent protease ATPase subunit HslU translates to MTNFSPREIVSELDRFIIGQADAKRAVAIALRNRWRRQQLEGPLKEEVLPKNILMIGPTGVGKTEISRRLAKLANAPFIKVEATKFTEVGYVGRDVEQIVRDLVETAIGLVREEKRKDVKTKAHTLAEERVLDALVGDTASPATRDSFRKKLRDGLLDDKEIEVEVAATPQMPSFDVPGMPGASVGVMNIGDMLGKAFGGATKTRRTTVRDSYDLLITEESDKLLDEDQLTTEAIDRVENNGIVFLDEIDKICAREGRSSDVSREGVQRDLLPLIEGTTVSTKHGVVKTDHILFIASGAFHVAKPSDLLPELQGRLPIRVELQALTRDDFKAILSDTEASLPKQYKALMATEDVDLTITDDAIDTIAELAVEINASVENIGARRLQTVLERILDDISFTAPDRAGETIVVDADYVNTHIGDLARNTDLSRYIL
- the hslV gene encoding ATP-dependent protease subunit HslV; protein product: MTTIVTVRKNGKVVVAGDGQVSLGQTVIKNNARKVRPLGKGDVIAGFAGATADAFTLFERLEAKLEQYPGQLMRACVEMAKDWRTDRYLRRLEAMMIVADKQTTLVLTGTGDVLEPVDGITGIGSGGNFALAAARALADVEPDAETIARKAMAIAADICVYTNDSLVVEALDE
- the hisB gene encoding imidazoleglycerol-phosphate dehydratase HisB; this encodes MRQGASERTTNETDISVSINLDGTGAFDIETGVGFLDHMLEQLSRHSLIDMKVRAKGDLHIDMHHTTEDVGIALGLALKQALGDKKGIRRYAHCYLPMDEALTRASVDVSGRPFLVWDASFPSPKIGEFDTELFEEWFRAFAINAGLTLHMTCLYGSNSHHIAESAFKALARALREAVEIDPRRADAVPSTKGQLGD
- a CDS encoding DUF2628 domain-containing protein, which produces MAIYTVLARGSDLSDAEAFVDGSVFVKNGFSVLAAAFPALWLIWNRLWLELLAYGLALLGLYMLSGVMHPVGLVILHSLVVLYLALEATSLHTSALLRRGYKELGVVTGHDREECEARFLSHWFGQLDHPATMAVKSSASTGRPVPSDGIIGLFPQPEAKG